In Sphingomonas phyllosphaerae, one DNA window encodes the following:
- a CDS encoding RNA polymerase sigma factor has product MDIIPAHGAGGKVTKVGAEGGQLTEIEGAFLALRPVLLNFVRRLGALDCADDILQEMWIRLPREEGVVRTVEPYLYRMAHSLVIDWKRSAIRSAHRDKAWADVTDQSEQPRADRALEARETATRALAAISLLGERVVRTFKRHRIDGLTQREVAVELGVSIGTVEGDLRRAYSALDALDDRGEQG; this is encoded by the coding sequence ATGGACATTATCCCGGCGCACGGAGCGGGTGGGAAAGTGACCAAAGTCGGGGCAGAAGGTGGGCAATTGACGGAAATCGAGGGCGCGTTTCTCGCGTTGCGACCAGTCCTCCTCAATTTCGTTCGCCGTCTTGGCGCGTTGGATTGTGCCGACGACATCCTGCAGGAGATGTGGATCCGGCTGCCGCGTGAAGAGGGAGTGGTCCGCACCGTCGAACCGTACTTGTACCGAATGGCGCACTCGCTGGTGATCGACTGGAAGCGATCGGCGATCCGGTCGGCGCATCGGGACAAGGCTTGGGCGGACGTCACAGATCAGTCGGAGCAGCCTCGCGCTGATCGCGCGTTGGAAGCTCGCGAGACGGCGACACGGGCGCTTGCGGCGATTTCGCTCCTCGGAGAGCGGGTGGTGCGAACGTTCAAGAGGCACCGGATCGATGGGTTGACGCAGAGGGAAGTCGCTGTCGAACTGGGCGTCAGCATTGGCACCGTGGAGGGTGACCTGAGGCGGGCCTACAGCGCGCTGGATGCCTTGGACGATCGCGGGGAACAGGGTTGA
- a CDS encoding FecR domain-containing protein, which yields MSIMVDPNRADAIAWAVRVADPDFSDWEGLARWLDGDAERSDAYLRATVMIDDAVAMLSSGTVAEPAEILETDAEILPFERPVRRWRLWAMAGATALAAGISGILLLAPEREVRSIRVIDSVAGKTRHVVLGDGSHVELAGGTRLSFDPLHPRQVTLARGRAVFTVRHDDAEPFSVDAGGYRIVDVGTAFEVVQTAGKTDVAVAEGEVMVRSDARPVMVKAGRGVLLQAGSAPRLFDVAPSSIGQWRKAQMTYRSASLALIASDLSAALGHPVAVGAGLEARRFTGSLLVSTVRNRPEELGDALDVKVTEIGDGWTLSAR from the coding sequence ATGAGCATCATGGTTGACCCTAACCGAGCGGACGCCATCGCCTGGGCGGTCCGGGTCGCGGATCCAGACTTTTCCGATTGGGAAGGGCTCGCGCGCTGGCTGGACGGGGATGCGGAGCGCAGTGACGCATACCTTCGTGCCACCGTCATGATAGACGACGCCGTGGCGATGTTGTCCTCCGGCACGGTCGCCGAGCCTGCGGAGATATTGGAGACCGACGCAGAAATCCTGCCGTTTGAACGGCCAGTGCGCAGGTGGCGTCTCTGGGCCATGGCCGGTGCGACTGCGCTGGCTGCCGGCATTTCGGGTATCTTGCTGCTCGCACCCGAGCGCGAGGTGCGCTCGATCCGCGTGATCGATTCAGTGGCCGGGAAGACGCGTCACGTCGTCCTGGGTGACGGCAGCCACGTGGAGTTGGCGGGAGGGACACGCCTGTCCTTCGATCCGCTTCATCCCCGCCAAGTGACGTTGGCGCGAGGGCGGGCTGTCTTCACGGTCAGGCATGACGATGCCGAACCGTTCTCCGTCGATGCAGGTGGGTACCGCATCGTCGACGTGGGAACCGCTTTCGAGGTCGTCCAGACTGCCGGAAAGACCGATGTCGCGGTGGCCGAAGGCGAGGTGATGGTCAGGTCCGACGCAAGGCCGGTCATGGTGAAGGCAGGGCGGGGCGTGCTCCTGCAGGCGGGGAGCGCGCCTCGCCTCTTTGACGTCGCGCCCTCTTCAATCGGTCAGTGGCGCAAAGCCCAGATGACCTACAGATCCGCTTCGCTCGCCCTCATCGCATCGGATCTATCTGCGGCTCTTGGCCATCCGGTCGCGGTAGGGGCAGGTCTGGAGGCCAGGCGCTTCACGGGGTCGCTGCTGGTGTCAACGGTGCGGAACCGGCCCGAAGAACTGGGTGATGCTCTGGACGTAAAGGTCACCGAAATAGGAGACGGTTGGACGCTCTCCGCCCGATGA
- a CDS encoding TonB-dependent receptor plug domain-containing protein — MTKRVPACLGGLAIAITTPPAWATDRAVSLPAGPLGRAAELLSQQAATNIVLDGDALWSRPVVAIRGRMTADAAIRALARAAGVRAIRNGRATWRLAAQTVKRSALAGQTVSPTIQRSVSEPPPPDVIVMASKRGTPARYLAGSVEILKAPSIDFEAGTQALVTRSTIISSTYRGAGREKLFIRGLSDSSFSGRLQSLTGLYFGDVRLTYSASDPDLQLYDIESIEVAQGSQGTLYGSGSLAGIIRLQPVMPKRGVASATMGIGVSTISHGGSGSDLDATVNVPIANNLSIRAVGFVRSEPGYIDKPAVGTDVNSVRIDGARAIARWWPGQGWTVDAIAIVQSSHSGDIQYETIGARRLTELGPVAEPFGSDYAAGHLVLNGHVGSAALVSATGLSSQHFQERFAGQTPLGATVNDVIRRNSMLTHETRISRTGESGAGWVVGLSYVETTGRTSSVLVDDLVPLELSVHDELQEGAAFGEASVRLTPFLMASAGARAVLARSRTRFFFPFYGARAGRRSEHWLLPTASIVINPSSTLSAYVRYQQGKRPSVAPLSLNGEADARRDERIETVDVGARWYPAGGWVASASVEGSRWRDLQIDTLEAFVGLDASAIGEWRTLSGHVTIGGPLSRALRIDLAATLNKTRAAPGNAFVQIVRPPDIAGVVARADINWTRGLGPAGSLNVNLWARYEGRSYGTFQLFSPLPQGDYTRLGLQSQVQRGADKWLLSIDNLLNVSDTRYAFGSIFRAGSVRTPVRPRSIWVGYRRSF; from the coding sequence ATGACTAAGCGCGTGCCGGCCTGCTTGGGAGGTTTGGCGATCGCGATCACGACGCCGCCTGCCTGGGCGACCGACCGTGCCGTATCCCTGCCGGCGGGACCGCTGGGGCGAGCGGCCGAGCTTCTCTCACAGCAGGCGGCCACGAACATCGTCTTGGACGGCGACGCCTTGTGGTCGCGGCCCGTAGTGGCCATCCGCGGCCGGATGACGGCGGACGCGGCAATTCGCGCGCTGGCGCGAGCGGCCGGTGTGCGTGCGATCCGCAATGGGCGTGCGACATGGCGGCTCGCGGCCCAGACCGTAAAGCGTTCGGCTCTTGCGGGCCAGACGGTCTCCCCAACGATCCAACGATCGGTCAGCGAACCGCCGCCGCCCGACGTGATCGTGATGGCCAGCAAACGCGGAACCCCTGCACGATACCTCGCCGGCAGTGTGGAGATCCTTAAGGCGCCTTCGATCGACTTTGAGGCGGGGACGCAGGCGCTCGTCACGCGCTCGACCATCATCTCCTCCACCTATCGTGGCGCAGGACGCGAAAAGCTGTTCATACGCGGGCTGTCGGACTCGAGTTTCTCCGGGCGTTTGCAATCGCTGACCGGACTCTACTTCGGCGACGTGCGACTGACCTACAGCGCCTCCGACCCCGACCTGCAACTGTACGACATTGAGTCGATAGAGGTGGCGCAGGGGTCGCAGGGGACGCTTTACGGCTCCGGGTCACTGGCCGGCATCATCCGTCTCCAACCCGTCATGCCCAAGCGGGGCGTTGCGTCGGCGACGATGGGCATTGGCGTATCCACGATCTCGCACGGAGGCTCGGGGTCCGACCTCGACGCGACCGTCAACGTTCCCATTGCGAACAATCTGTCGATCCGCGCCGTCGGCTTCGTCCGCAGCGAACCCGGCTACATCGACAAGCCAGCAGTCGGCACGGACGTCAACTCGGTGCGCATCGACGGCGCGCGCGCCATCGCGCGGTGGTGGCCTGGCCAAGGCTGGACGGTCGATGCCATCGCCATCGTCCAATCAAGCCATAGCGGCGACATCCAGTATGAAACGATCGGCGCGCGCCGGCTGACTGAGCTCGGTCCGGTTGCCGAGCCCTTCGGCAGCGATTATGCCGCGGGGCACCTCGTCCTCAACGGACATGTCGGCTCGGCCGCCCTCGTTTCCGCCACGGGCCTTTCGTCACAGCACTTCCAGGAACGTTTCGCCGGACAGACGCCGCTGGGGGCGACGGTGAACGATGTGATCCGTCGAAATTCGATGCTGACGCATGAAACCCGGATCAGCCGGACGGGGGAGAGCGGCGCGGGATGGGTCGTCGGCCTTTCCTATGTCGAGACGACCGGCAGGACGAGCAGTGTCCTTGTTGACGATCTGGTGCCCTTGGAACTCAGCGTGCATGACGAACTGCAGGAAGGCGCGGCTTTCGGGGAAGCGTCCGTTCGCCTGACGCCATTTTTGATGGCCAGCGCAGGCGCACGAGCGGTCCTGGCTCGTAGCAGGACCCGCTTCTTCTTCCCGTTCTATGGCGCGCGCGCAGGAAGACGCAGCGAACATTGGCTTCTGCCGACGGCCTCGATCGTCATCAATCCCTCGTCCACTCTCTCCGCCTACGTCCGCTACCAGCAGGGAAAGCGTCCCAGCGTCGCGCCATTGTCATTGAACGGCGAAGCCGACGCTCGTCGGGACGAGCGGATCGAAACGGTCGATGTGGGAGCTCGGTGGTATCCAGCCGGCGGCTGGGTGGCGAGCGCATCGGTGGAGGGCAGTCGCTGGCGGGATCTCCAGATCGACACCCTCGAGGCCTTCGTAGGTCTCGACGCCAGTGCCATCGGCGAGTGGCGGACACTGTCGGGCCATGTCACCATTGGCGGACCGTTGTCTCGTGCCCTTCGGATAGATCTCGCCGCAACTCTCAACAAGACGCGTGCCGCTCCAGGCAATGCCTTCGTCCAGATCGTTCGTCCACCCGACATCGCCGGGGTCGTCGCCCGCGCGGACATCAACTGGACGCGCGGGCTTGGACCGGCGGGCTCCCTCAACGTCAACCTATGGGCACGCTATGAAGGACGGTCCTACGGAACCTTTCAGCTGTTCTCGCCCTTGCCGCAGGGCGATTACACGCGCCTCGGTTTGCAGAGCCAGGTTCAACGCGGCGCCGACAAGTGGCTTCTGTCGATCGACAACCTCCTGAATGTGAGCGACACCCGATATGCCTTCGGTAGCATCTTCCGTGCCGGTTCGGTGCGCACGCCGGTGAGGCCGCGATCCATTTGGGTCGGATACCGGCGCTCATTCTGA